The following is a genomic window from Calliphora vicina chromosome 5, idCalVici1.1, whole genome shotgun sequence.
aaagttatttatctttttaaattttttttttttaaattcagccAACAATAGCAAGAGCGGTGACAGTCATAATTATAACTCAAATAGcatttttctgaaattcaagTTGAAAACAAGTGATATTCCAGCCTTGATTGAAAGTTGAAAACAAATGAATTTCCAGCCTTGATTCCAGTGTCAAGCAATTTAAATATAGTTGTATTAAACTTTATATGGATAGCATTATCTAGTACATAGTAAACAagccaaatattttttgttggaaaaaacttaatttttttaaatatttttgaaaacttaagaTTAAATTCACCAAGGgataaattgaatttatgttaattcaaatctaattcaaattgaattaaaatatttttttgtcattaaatttattttgtaaaatgaagTGTAATTAACAgatttaaattgaagaaaattttaatcattcaataattttttttaagctattttatatggatttgaattatagaaaactttaatatttcattACGGAATTAATCCCAGAATGAATTAATAAATGGATGAATTATAAACGTTTGAAGTAGTAAGGAATTAAGCCtgtgaattaattcgtaatgaattctttaatgaattaagatacaaaatttaatttgattttgaaaaatatatttatgttggaattcaatttgaaaaCAAGTGAAATTCCAGCCTTGATTCCAGtgtcaaacaatttaaatataaataaattgattcCTATGGTTCCAAGTTGGAACGGGCCGTAACGAAATTCTTTCATCGGGATCTGTCCTGTGCCATTAGTCTTATATCATACCAAGTTGTTCCTGTTTCGCTAATTTCGAATTCTAGTTGTTTTCTCCAAGTGTTAGCGGGTCTACCTCTTGTTTTTCTGCCTTGAGGGTTCCATTCAATTGCAATCTTTGGTATATTATCATGAGGTGTTCTCAAATTATGGTCAACCCAGCTCCATTTCCACTTTACAATTTCTATGCGGATTGGTGTTTCGCCTGTTCTTTGCCAGAGGTCTCTGTTGGACACTACATTCGGCCAAAATATTCACAAGCAGCGGTTAATAAATACTTGCAGAGATTTTATGTCGCTTGCATTGGAGTTGCAGGACTCACATCCATACAGCAGGGTGGAGCAAACATTtgcttagttttgatatgtatTTGTGGTGACTTCCATACTCTTTGTAGTGCACCAAATCACATGAGCCGCTTGTGGTGGATTTGATACTTCCTAAGTAGCAAATCGATTACACATCCTCGAGGTCTATGGTGTTGACTTTGAACTTGGAGAGATTAATTATATTGCTACGTAGAACCTTAGTTTTGTCGAAGTTAATATGAAGGTCAACACCAGATGCCAATTTGGCTGATATGTCGGTAAAGCTATGTGCGGGCAGGCAAATATCATCAACATAGTCAAGATCTTCCAGTCGACCATTCATGCCCCATGTAATGCCTCTTCTAATGCGGGTTGATTGCTGCATAATTGAGTTCAATACAATATTGAATAACAGCGGAGATAGAATACATCCCTGTCGTACCCCAGTACATCAATCGTATTGCCTAACATGCGTTAATGCCTTACTCGGCTTGTTGAGTTGCCATACAGAGCTCTTATAAGGTGGATTAGCTCAGTTGGAaactatatatacatatatagttgtatttaaatttataccaatAGCCATTCTCCAGTTaaaagtaaacaatattttttgttggaaaaaattaaatttttcttaaatatttaaatatttttgaagtttaaaacaaattatcaagtcaaattccaacaaaatgctCAAGTGCTagaatagtttaatatttaatgcttACTGGGTACTTCAAACGTAATTAATTCATTCTTTAGATATTctattctttatagaattaattttgGAGGTTACCTCACAGTTCCATAACTCTGGTTTTATTTGACCGatttttcccattttcaataccaaacatttctgatcaacatagaatatttgcgaaaaatttcaTTCCCCTAAGTCCTTTCCTGTAGACCCTATCGAGCATAtctagatcatcttagaattttataaggacccagaatatatatacttttatgcgatgaatatttcgatttgttacaaacggaatgacaaaatcaatatatgaGTGTTGTTTGTGTTTTCACATAGCTTTTtttctaatacattctcaccacttaggttattgacaactgagttaggtcattgacaggagagtttccgatctatgaaTATTTTTCTATGTCAGAAACTAAATCttaacaactgagttaggtctttgacataaaagtttccgatctatatgtatttctctatgtctgaaactaaatcaaaaaatatgcttcaaatttttccatttaacacaaaatttcatAAGTAGAGTGCAAACAAACTTAAGTTTATgattataaaatgaaattttcaaaaactgcTTAGTCATTTTAACGCATTAATGGTGTTACTCGTACTACAACAAGTGCTTTATCTTATCGGTcaacaaattgaataaaatgtatacatatttgGATGCGTATTAGTTAGAGTCTAACAACAAACTgataagaaaacaaataaaattatgaaaattttaacacaataaattaaaaatgtacaaacacAACACAAACGGCAAAACGCATAACGAACCATGCAATGctactaaatatatttaaagtatTCAGTTTCAGAAtcatttaaaggaaatatataATTCTAACCCTTCCTTGACATTTCTATTataattgataaatatttttgtttttgcagcTTTAAATAATGGCCGACGAAGCACAAGCACCACCCGCTGAAGCTGCACCAGCACCAGCTGAGGGTGAGGCAGCTGCCGCAGCTGATGCTCCACCAGCTGAACCCACTGAGCCCATTAAGCACACCTATACCCTATTCTATTTCAATGTTAAGGCATTGGCTGAGCCGTTACGTTATCTTTTTGCATATGGCGGCATTGAGTATGAGGATGTGCGCGTAACCCGTGACGAATGGCCAGCATTGAAGCCGAGTAAGTTTTCAGCTactatttttgcataaattcaagttcattttctaaaaaaaatttatataaattaataatagcTATGCCTATGGGTCAAATGCCTGTTTTGGAAGTCGATGGCAAACGTGTCCACCAGAGCATATCTATGGCACGTTTCCTAGCTAAAACTGTTGGTTTGTGCGGTGCCACACCCTGGGAAGATCTACAAGTTGATATTGTTGTTGATACCATCAACGATTTTCGTCTAAGTAGCGAACAATGTGTGAAGTTGCATGTTATATGTTGTTTGATTAATCTTTGCATTTTAATATATAGAAATTGCAGTCGTCTCCTACGAACCTGAGGATGAAATCAAGGAAAAGAAACTGGTCACACTGAACAATGAAGTCATTCCATTCTATTTGGAGAAGTTGGAACAAACCGTTAAAGATAACGACGGTCATTTGGCATTGAACAAggtatgcaaaaaaaatatgtactcattaaaataatcagATAAAACTATCACAGATATTTGTTCACATATTGCAATCTTTtagta
Proteins encoded in this region:
- the GstS1 gene encoding glutathione S-transferase; amino-acid sequence: MADEAQAPPAEAAPAPAEGEAAAAADAPPAEPTEPIKHTYTLFYFNVKALAEPLRYLFAYGGIEYEDVRVTRDEWPALKPTMPMGQMPVLEVDGKRVHQSISMARFLAKTVGLCGATPWEDLQVDIVVDTINDFRLKIAVVSYEPEDEIKEKKLVTLNNEVIPFYLEKLEQTVKDNDGHLALNKLTWADIYFAGILDYMNYMVKRDILEQYPALRGVVDTVNAMEPIKAWIEKRPQTEV